CACATTTAGGCTTTAATGGTGACGATGTTGAAGAGGCCTATATGAAAAAAAACGATGTCAATAAACAAAGGCAAGATCAAGGATACTAAGTTTTGCTGATTATATTTTGCATAAAAAATTGAAATCAGGCCAAACTCGATATAATCAATGACTCATTATAAAATATAGGAGGCGTGTGTAAATGGATGATATGTTAGTAATGCTAAAAGATTTAACAGATGCTAATGGGACACCAGGGAATGAACGACAACCACGAGAAGTGATGAAAAAGTACATATCTTCTTATGCAGATTCGGTAGAGACAGATCACCTTGGCAGTCTTATTGCCAAAAAAACAGGTTCAGTGGAAGACGGGCCAAAAATTATGGTAGCGGGACACCTAGATGAAATAGGATTTATGATCACGCATATAGATGATAAAGGATTTTTAAAATTCCAATGTCTCGGAGGCTGGTGGGAGCAAGTCATGCTTGCACAGCGTGTGACAGTCATGACCAAGAGTGGCAACATTCCGGGGGTTATCGGTTCTAAACCTCCGCATATTTTAACCCCAGAAGTCCGTAAGAAGTCTATGGATAAAAAAGAGATGTTTATCGATATTGGTGCTACAAGTAAAGATGAAGCCATGAGCTTTGGAGTTCGACCTGGAGACACGGTCGTACCGGTATGCGATTTTACCATTATGAAGAATGAAAAAATGCTAATGGCTAAAGCATGGGATAATCGTATTGGCTGTGCCATTGCCATTGAAGTACTGCGCCAACTTAGTGATACAGAACACCCTAATACAGTCTATGGTGTGGGAACCGTACAAGAGGAAGTAGGCTTACGAGGAGCAAA
The DNA window shown above is from Salipaludibacillus agaradhaerens and carries:
- a CDS encoding M42 family metallopeptidase; this translates as MDDMLVMLKDLTDANGTPGNERQPREVMKKYISSYADSVETDHLGSLIAKKTGSVEDGPKIMVAGHLDEIGFMITHIDDKGFLKFQCLGGWWEQVMLAQRVTVMTKSGNIPGVIGSKPPHILTPEVRKKSMDKKEMFIDIGATSKDEAMSFGVRPGDTVVPVCDFTIMKNEKMLMAKAWDNRIGCAIAIEVLRQLSDTEHPNTVYGVGTVQEEVGLRGAKTSAHLIQPDIGFAVDVGIAGDTPGVTEKDALAKMGDGPQIVMYDASMVAHTGLRDFVTDTADEKNIPYQFDAVPAGGTDSGSIHLTANGVPALSITIATRYIHTHAAILHRDDFENAVKLIVEVIKKLDRKTVDAITFD